In Prochlorococcus marinus str. MIT 1214, one DNA window encodes the following:
- a CDS encoding ribonuclease HII gives MKDKKSLTAGVDEVGKGCLFGPVFAGAVILSKAHEENLLNQGLQDSKKLSPRQRHNLVPLIKKNSLAWSIGQASAREIDSIGIREATEKAMLRALEKFLSPPELILVDGMLPIRLWPGKQKTQIRGESHFASIAAASVLAKEARDELIKRLARKYSLYGLEKNKGYGTEIHRKNLIKEGATKLHRKSFLSKLKIDRH, from the coding sequence ATGAAAGATAAGAAATCACTGACTGCAGGAGTTGATGAGGTAGGGAAAGGTTGTTTATTTGGTCCTGTTTTCGCAGGAGCGGTAATATTAAGCAAAGCGCACGAAGAAAATCTCTTAAATCAAGGCTTACAAGACAGTAAAAAATTAAGCCCCCGACAAAGACATAACTTGGTTCCTTTAATAAAAAAAAACTCATTAGCTTGGTCGATAGGTCAGGCCTCAGCAAGAGAAATTGACAGTATCGGTATTCGAGAGGCTACTGAAAAAGCGATGCTTAGAGCATTAGAAAAATTTCTATCCCCACCAGAATTAATTCTTGTGGATGGAATGTTACCCATTCGCCTGTGGCCAGGGAAGCAAAAAACACAGATTCGAGGTGAAAGTCATTTCGCATCAATTGCGGCTGCCAGTGTTCTAGCTAAAGAAGCCCGAGATGAATTAATTAAACGACTAGCCCGCAAATACAGTCTTTATGGACTTGAAAAAAACAAAGGGTATGGAACTGAAATACATAGAAAAAACTTAATTAAAGAAGGTGCAACAAAACTCCACCGAAAAAGTTTTCTCTCCAAATTGAAAATAGATAGACATTAA
- a CDS encoding DUF1997 domain-containing protein: MSLAFKARQKIDLVVQDNEEQLPDYLLQQERVVGAMLDPKKLTPLGPGSFRYEVTSFQVFQLQINPVVSIGVENTDRKIRMFVTESHLDGLGLVDDFDLTLDAILEAKPSGLGGEALLGVTVSQPQLLRLIPPKMLESTGQTILNGILLGIKARVEKQLIVDFNNWCKEN; the protein is encoded by the coding sequence ATGTCTCTTGCCTTTAAAGCACGACAAAAAATTGATCTAGTTGTTCAAGATAATGAGGAGCAACTACCTGATTATCTCTTACAACAGGAAAGAGTTGTAGGAGCAATGCTTGATCCTAAGAAATTGACTCCTTTGGGGCCAGGTAGCTTTAGATACGAAGTCACAAGTTTTCAGGTTTTTCAACTGCAAATAAATCCAGTCGTATCAATAGGTGTAGAAAATACTGATAGGAAAATCAGAATGTTTGTTACCGAAAGTCACTTGGATGGCTTGGGATTAGTTGATGATTTCGATTTAACTTTAGATGCAATTCTGGAAGCAAAACCATCAGGCCTTGGAGGTGAAGCGCTTTTAGGTGTGACAGTCAGTCAACCTCAGCTATTGAGATTAATTCCTCCCAAAATGCTCGAGTCAACTGGGCAAACAATATTAAATGGAATTTTGTTAGGAATAAAGGCTAGGGTAGAGAAGCAGTTAATTGTTGACTTTAATAATTGGTGTAAAGAAAATTAG
- the pheA gene encoding prephenate dehydratase: protein MSTRVAYLGPKGTYAEKAAKALAALERLESPQFSPYKGLRSVVDNLANNLCEAAVVPIENSVEGGVTTTLDSLWRHENLFIHRALVLPIKHSLMSSGSISTISEVLSHPQAIAQCSQWLNDNIPNAVHLPTNSTAEAIRMVKGSSFRAAIGSKDANEELNVLAYPINDIEGNCTRFVLLSKKNIKVDGNKASMAFSLKSNSPGALLKALNCIANLGLNMSRIESRPSKRELGEYVFFIDLDLNHSNKKDFGRITEELSPLCNQIINFGCYFGSEGE from the coding sequence ATGTCAACTCGAGTGGCCTACCTTGGACCTAAAGGAACATACGCAGAGAAGGCAGCAAAAGCGCTAGCAGCCTTAGAAAGGCTTGAATCCCCACAGTTCTCGCCATACAAAGGCTTAAGGTCTGTGGTTGATAATCTTGCAAACAATCTTTGTGAAGCAGCCGTAGTACCAATTGAAAATTCAGTAGAAGGTGGCGTTACAACAACATTAGATTCTCTATGGAGACATGAAAATCTATTTATTCACAGAGCACTAGTACTTCCTATCAAGCACTCCTTAATGAGCAGCGGATCAATATCAACTATTTCAGAGGTACTTTCCCATCCTCAGGCAATTGCTCAATGCAGCCAGTGGTTAAACGACAATATTCCAAATGCAGTTCATCTACCAACCAATTCCACGGCAGAGGCGATAAGAATGGTTAAAGGTAGCTCATTTAGAGCCGCGATAGGATCCAAAGATGCAAATGAAGAACTAAATGTTCTGGCTTATCCAATTAATGATATCGAAGGTAATTGCACTAGGTTCGTTCTTCTGAGTAAGAAGAACATAAAAGTAGATGGCAACAAAGCAAGTATGGCTTTTTCTCTTAAGTCAAATAGTCCAGGTGCATTACTAAAGGCGTTGAATTGTATCGCAAATCTTGGCCTGAATATGAGTAGAATTGAATCTCGTCCCTCTAAAAGAGAATTAGGCGAGTATGTTTTTTTCATAGATCTTGATTTAAATCATTCTAATAAAAAAGACTTTGGGAGAATTACTGAGGAGTTATCTCCACTTTGCAATCAAATAATTAATTTTGGATGTTATTTCGGATCAGAAGGTGAGTAA
- a CDS encoding methyltransferase domain-containing protein → MQWILIFLFSAFLLLTLSTQWLKKSRRYDSVSSVASSYDSWTNDRLLENLWGEHIHLGFYEKRRIKKDFRKAKVDFVHELVRWSGLHKLPKGSRVLDVGCGIGGSSRILSNHYGFDVIGISISQEQIKRANELTDNKDFCRFEVMNALDLKFDKGSFDGVWSVEAGPHMLDKQTFADEMLRVLRPGGVLAIADWNQRDSKKHPLNSFEKFIMNQLLIQWTHPEFSSIEGFKNNLLNSPYCGCSVESSNWTKYTIQSWNESIYEGFRRPSSILKLGLRSILKAFREIPTILMMRWAFSTGLMKFGVFKSRG, encoded by the coding sequence ATGCAATGGATATTAATTTTTTTATTTAGTGCTTTTTTGCTACTCACCTTAAGTACTCAATGGCTCAAGAAAAGTCGTAGATATGATTCTGTTAGCAGTGTTGCATCGTCATATGATTCATGGACTAATGATCGATTATTAGAAAATCTCTGGGGCGAACATATTCATCTTGGCTTTTACGAAAAACGAAGAATAAAAAAAGACTTTAGGAAAGCTAAGGTTGATTTTGTTCATGAATTAGTTCGTTGGAGCGGTTTGCATAAATTACCAAAAGGCTCAAGGGTTTTAGATGTAGGATGTGGAATTGGCGGAAGTTCAAGAATATTATCTAACCACTATGGATTTGATGTTATTGGTATTTCCATAAGTCAAGAACAAATTAAAAGAGCAAATGAATTAACAGATAATAAGGATTTTTGTCGTTTTGAGGTAATGAATGCACTTGACTTAAAGTTTGACAAAGGTAGCTTTGACGGCGTTTGGAGCGTTGAAGCTGGTCCTCACATGCTTGATAAGCAAACCTTTGCAGATGAGATGCTCAGGGTTCTTAGGCCGGGGGGTGTTTTGGCAATTGCAGATTGGAATCAAAGAGATTCAAAAAAGCATCCTTTAAATTCATTTGAAAAGTTCATTATGAATCAATTATTAATTCAATGGACCCACCCTGAATTTTCAAGTATTGAAGGATTTAAAAACAATTTATTAAATAGTCCTTATTGTGGATGTTCTGTTGAGTCTTCTAATTGGACAAAATACACAATTCAATCTTGGAATGAATCTATATATGAAGGTTTTAGAAGACCTTCATCCATATTAAAATTAGGGCTCAGATCAATCCTGAAAGCATTTAGAGAAATTCCAACGATACTGATGATGAGATGGGCTTTTTCAACAGGTTTGATGAAATTTGGAGTGTTCAAATCAAGAGGATAA
- a CDS encoding LON peptidase substrate-binding domain-containing protein, producing MSELSVRELPLFPLPEVVLFPQEYLPLHIFETRYRVMLQSVLKSDSRFGVVRWDPIAKKMADVGCCAEIIKHQTSQDGRSNIVTIGQQRFRILEIISETPFINALVSWVDDDKISDQKKLIELKDSVAIALRDVVSLTSKLTESEKELPDSLPDIPRELSFWIAAHLGGPVASEQQNLLELTNTAQRLEREYELLDHTRRQLAARTALKDTFSNADQANN from the coding sequence TTGAGCGAACTTTCAGTTAGGGAGTTACCACTTTTCCCATTGCCTGAGGTTGTGCTTTTTCCTCAGGAGTACTTGCCACTTCATATTTTTGAGACGCGTTACAGGGTGATGCTTCAGTCTGTATTGAAATCCGATAGCCGTTTTGGAGTTGTTAGATGGGATCCAATAGCAAAAAAAATGGCAGATGTTGGTTGTTGTGCTGAGATCATCAAGCATCAAACCTCACAAGATGGTAGAAGCAATATTGTTACTATTGGACAGCAAAGATTTAGAATTCTAGAAATTATTAGCGAAACTCCTTTTATTAACGCTTTAGTTAGTTGGGTTGATGATGATAAAATATCAGATCAAAAAAAACTAATAGAACTAAAGGACTCCGTTGCTATTGCTCTCAGGGATGTAGTTTCGCTGACTTCGAAATTAACTGAATCTGAGAAGGAACTCCCTGATTCTTTGCCTGATATCCCCAGAGAATTGTCTTTTTGGATAGCTGCTCATCTTGGAGGCCCAGTAGCGAGTGAACAGCAAAATTTATTAGAATTAACAAATACCGCGCAACGTTTAGAGAGAGAATACGAACTTCTTGATCACACAAGAAGACAACTTGCTGCAAGAACTGCTTTAAAAGATACTTTTTCAAATGCTGATCAAGCCAATAATTAA
- the rpsJ gene encoding 30S ribosomal protein S10: MSTAIAQQKIRIRLKAFDRRMLDLSCEKIIETADTTAASAIGPIPLPTKRKIYCVLRSPHVDKDSREHFETRTHRRIIDIYSPSAKTIDALMKLDLPSGVDIEVKL, encoded by the coding sequence ATGTCAACTGCAATTGCACAGCAAAAAATACGCATACGCCTAAAGGCTTTTGATAGGAGAATGCTTGATTTGTCTTGCGAGAAGATTATTGAGACTGCAGACACTACAGCAGCTTCAGCAATAGGGCCTATTCCTCTTCCAACAAAGAGAAAAATTTATTGTGTTCTTCGTTCGCCTCATGTTGATAAAGATTCAAGAGAGCATTTTGAAACAAGAACACATAGACGAATTATCGATATTTACAGCCCTTCAGCAAAGACTATAGATGCTTTAATGAAGTTAGATCTTCCTAGTGGAGTTGATATAGAAGTTAAGCTCTAG
- the tuf gene encoding elongation factor Tu: MAREKFERNKPHVNIGTIGHVDHGKTTLTAAITKVLAKKGQAEAQDYAEIDGAPEERERGITINTAHVEYETDGRHYAHVDCPGHADYVKNMITGAAQMDGAILVVAATDGAMAQTKEHILLAKQVGVPALVVALNKCDMVDDEEMIELVEMEIRELLTSYDFPGDDIPVVQVSGLKAIEGEADWETKIDELMTAVDSSIPEPEREIDKPFLMAVEDVFSITGRGTVATGRIERGKVTVGEEVEIVGIRDTRLTTVTGVEMFRKLLDEGMAGDNVGLLLRGIQKEDIERGMVLVKKGSITPHTKFEGEVYVLKKEEGGRHTPFFAGYRPQFYIRTTDVTGQITAFTSDDGSNVEMVMPGDRIKMTGELIAPVAIEQGMRFAIREGGRTIGAGVVSKIIE, from the coding sequence ATGGCTCGCGAGAAGTTTGAGAGGAACAAACCTCACGTCAACATAGGTACTATTGGCCACGTTGACCATGGCAAAACAACACTTACTGCTGCAATCACAAAGGTTTTAGCCAAAAAAGGTCAAGCCGAAGCGCAAGATTACGCTGAAATTGATGGAGCTCCAGAAGAGCGTGAACGCGGGATCACAATCAACACTGCTCACGTTGAATATGAAACTGATGGTAGGCATTATGCTCATGTTGATTGCCCAGGTCACGCTGATTATGTAAAAAACATGATCACAGGTGCTGCTCAGATGGATGGTGCAATTCTTGTTGTAGCAGCTACAGATGGAGCAATGGCACAAACAAAAGAGCATATTCTTTTGGCCAAGCAGGTTGGTGTACCTGCATTGGTTGTTGCACTAAACAAATGTGACATGGTCGATGATGAAGAAATGATCGAACTTGTAGAAATGGAGATACGTGAACTTCTCACAAGTTATGACTTCCCTGGCGATGACATCCCTGTTGTTCAAGTTTCAGGATTAAAAGCTATTGAAGGAGAAGCAGATTGGGAGACAAAAATAGATGAATTGATGACTGCTGTTGATTCTTCCATTCCAGAACCAGAACGTGAAATTGATAAGCCTTTCTTAATGGCTGTAGAAGACGTGTTCTCAATTACTGGTCGTGGAACAGTTGCTACTGGACGAATTGAAAGAGGAAAAGTAACAGTCGGAGAGGAGGTCGAAATTGTAGGAATTAGAGATACAAGACTTACAACTGTTACCGGTGTCGAGATGTTTAGAAAACTTCTTGATGAAGGTATGGCTGGAGACAACGTTGGACTTCTATTACGAGGTATCCAGAAGGAAGATATTGAAAGAGGAATGGTTCTTGTTAAAAAAGGATCTATTACTCCTCACACTAAATTTGAAGGTGAGGTTTATGTATTGAAAAAAGAAGAGGGTGGTCGTCATACCCCTTTCTTTGCTGGATATCGTCCTCAGTTTTACATTCGTACTACTGATGTAACAGGTCAAATTACTGCATTCACATCTGATGATGGCAGTAACGTTGAAATGGTTATGCCCGGTGACAGAATAAAAATGACTGGAGAATTAATAGCTCCTGTTGCTATTGAGCAAGGAATGAGATTCGCAATTCGCGAGGGTGGACGTACCATTGGAGCTGGAGTAGTTTCCAAAATTATTGAGTAA
- the fusA gene encoding elongation factor G — protein MARAFPLERIRNIGIAAHIDAGKTTCTERILFYSGVVHKMGEVHDGAAVTDWMAQERERGITITAAAISTTWDDHRINIIDTPGHVDFTIEVERSMRVLDGVIAVFCAVGGVQPQSETVWRQADRYSVPRMVFVNKMDRTGADFLKVHGQIKDRLKANAVPIQLPIGAENDLKGIIDLVENKAYIYKDDLGKDIEQTDVPSDMVDLVSDWRAKLMESIAETEEELLEAFLENGELTIEQLKTGIREGVLKHGLVPMLCGSAFKNKGVQLLLDAVVNYLPAPVDVPPIQGLLPNGKEAVRPSDDSAPFSALAFKVMADPYGKLTFVRMYSGVLEKGSYVLNSTKDAKERISRLIILKADDREEVDELRAGDLGAVLGLKNTTTGDTLCASEEAIVLETLYIPEPVISVAVEPKTKSDMEKLGKALTSLSEEDPTFRVSTDQETNQTVIAGMGELHLEILVDRMLREFKVEANIGAPQVSYRETIRASSSGEGKFARQTGGKGQYGHVVIEVEPGDPGTGFEFVNKIVGGSVPKEYIKPAESGMKETCESGVIAGYPLIDVKVTLVDGSYHDVDSSEMAFKIAGSMAFKDGIKKCNPVLLEPMMKVEVEVPEDFLGSIIGDLSSRRGQVEGQSIDDGQSKVQAKVPLAEMFGYATQLRSMTQGRGIFSMEFSTYEEVPRNVAEAIISKNQGNS, from the coding sequence GTGGCACGCGCCTTTCCTTTAGAACGAATTAGAAATATCGGGATTGCTGCACATATTGATGCTGGTAAAACCACTTGTACTGAAAGAATTCTTTTCTATTCAGGTGTTGTTCACAAAATGGGAGAGGTCCATGATGGTGCCGCAGTCACCGATTGGATGGCCCAAGAAAGAGAAAGAGGAATTACCATTACAGCTGCGGCAATTTCGACTACATGGGACGATCACCGTATAAATATCATTGATACCCCTGGACACGTTGACTTCACTATTGAAGTTGAGCGCTCGATGAGGGTTCTTGACGGTGTAATAGCTGTCTTTTGCGCGGTGGGTGGAGTACAGCCTCAATCTGAAACAGTTTGGCGTCAAGCCGATAGGTATTCAGTCCCAAGAATGGTATTTGTCAATAAAATGGATAGAACTGGAGCAGATTTCCTTAAAGTACATGGCCAAATTAAAGATAGATTAAAAGCTAATGCAGTTCCAATTCAGTTACCTATTGGAGCCGAAAATGACTTGAAGGGCATCATTGATCTAGTAGAAAATAAGGCATATATCTATAAAGATGATCTTGGCAAAGATATTGAGCAGACTGATGTTCCATCAGATATGGTTGATTTAGTCTCTGACTGGCGAGCCAAATTAATGGAGTCAATAGCAGAAACTGAGGAAGAATTGCTTGAAGCTTTTCTAGAAAATGGTGAGTTAACAATTGAACAACTCAAAACTGGAATTAGGGAAGGTGTTCTTAAGCATGGTTTGGTTCCAATGTTATGTGGTTCAGCTTTTAAAAATAAAGGGGTTCAATTATTGCTGGATGCAGTAGTTAATTATCTCCCTGCACCTGTTGATGTCCCTCCTATACAGGGTTTGCTTCCTAATGGGAAAGAAGCTGTTAGACCTTCCGATGATAGCGCTCCATTTAGCGCGCTTGCATTCAAGGTAATGGCTGATCCATATGGCAAATTGACTTTTGTTCGTATGTATTCCGGTGTCCTTGAAAAAGGAAGTTATGTTCTTAACTCAACTAAGGATGCAAAAGAGAGAATATCTAGGTTGATCATTTTAAAAGCTGATGATCGTGAGGAAGTCGATGAATTAAGAGCTGGGGATCTTGGGGCTGTGCTTGGTCTGAAAAATACAACAACTGGAGATACTTTATGTGCTTCCGAAGAGGCAATTGTTCTCGAAACTCTTTATATCCCTGAGCCAGTTATTTCAGTTGCGGTAGAACCCAAGACAAAGAGTGATATGGAAAAGCTAGGGAAAGCGCTGACATCTCTCTCTGAGGAGGATCCAACGTTCAGAGTCAGTACCGATCAAGAGACAAATCAAACTGTCATTGCAGGAATGGGTGAACTTCACCTAGAGATTTTGGTGGATCGTATGTTGAGAGAATTTAAGGTAGAGGCAAATATTGGAGCACCTCAAGTTTCTTATAGAGAAACAATTAGAGCCAGCTCCTCAGGTGAAGGAAAATTTGCAAGACAAACAGGAGGTAAAGGGCAGTATGGTCATGTTGTTATTGAAGTTGAGCCAGGTGATCCAGGGACTGGTTTCGAGTTCGTAAATAAAATCGTAGGTGGTTCTGTTCCAAAAGAATATATAAAACCTGCTGAATCAGGAATGAAAGAAACGTGTGAGTCTGGTGTGATTGCTGGCTATCCTTTAATTGATGTAAAAGTTACATTGGTTGATGGCTCTTATCATGATGTTGACTCATCAGAGATGGCTTTCAAAATTGCTGGCTCAATGGCTTTCAAAGATGGAATCAAGAAGTGCAATCCTGTCCTTCTAGAACCTATGATGAAAGTTGAGGTAGAAGTGCCTGAGGACTTCCTAGGCTCTATAATTGGAGATCTGTCCTCTAGACGAGGTCAGGTTGAAGGTCAATCCATCGATGATGGACAATCCAAAGTCCAGGCAAAAGTGCCATTAGCCGAAATGTTTGGCTATGCCACTCAACTCCGATCAATGACTCAAGGTCGGGGTATTTTCTCAATGGAGTTCAGCACCTACGAGGAAGTCCCTCGTAATGTTGCTGAAGCAATTATCTCCAAGAATCAGGGCAATTCCTGA
- the rpsG gene encoding 30S ribosomal protein S7, which yields MSRRNAAEKRPVLPDPQFNNRLASMMVHRLMKHGKKSTAQKILSDAFGLINERTGSDPIELFETAVKNVTPLVEVRARRVGGATYQVPMEVRQERGTAMALRWLVNFSRSRNGRSMAQKLAGELMDAANEAGNAVRKREETHKMAEANKAFAHYRY from the coding sequence ATGTCAAGAAGAAACGCAGCTGAAAAAAGACCTGTTCTCCCTGATCCTCAGTTCAATAATCGATTGGCAAGTATGATGGTCCATCGATTGATGAAGCACGGGAAGAAATCAACAGCTCAAAAAATTCTTTCCGATGCCTTTGGGTTGATTAACGAACGAACTGGTTCAGACCCCATTGAATTATTTGAAACAGCAGTGAAAAATGTCACACCTCTTGTTGAAGTTAGAGCTAGAAGAGTTGGTGGAGCTACATATCAGGTTCCAATGGAAGTCCGTCAAGAAAGAGGGACAGCAATGGCACTCAGGTGGTTGGTAAATTTCTCAAGATCAAGAAATGGAAGAAGCATGGCTCAAAAACTTGCTGGGGAGCTTATGGATGCAGCTAATGAAGCTGGAAATGCAGTGAGGAAGAGGGAAGAGACCCATAAGATGGCCGAAGCAAATAAAGCTTTTGCTCATTATCGCTATTGA
- the rpsL gene encoding 30S ribosomal protein S12: MPTIQQLIRTERKTLKTKTKSPALRGCPERRGVCTRVYTSTPKKPNSALRKVARVRLTSGFEVTAYIGGIGHNLQEHSVVLLRGGRVKDLPGVRYHIVRGTLDTAGVKDRRQSRSKYGAKSPKE; encoded by the coding sequence ATGCCAACCATTCAACAGTTGATAAGAACAGAGCGAAAGACTCTTAAAACAAAGACAAAATCTCCTGCTTTGCGAGGTTGTCCAGAAAGGCGAGGAGTATGTACAAGGGTTTATACCTCAACTCCCAAAAAACCTAACTCGGCTCTTAGGAAAGTAGCTCGTGTCAGATTAACCTCAGGTTTTGAGGTAACTGCTTACATTGGTGGTATTGGTCACAATCTTCAGGAACACTCTGTCGTTTTGCTCAGAGGTGGCAGAGTTAAAGATCTACCAGGAGTTAGATATCACATAGTCAGAGGAACTCTTGATACTGCTGGCGTTAAAGACCGTAGACAGTCAAGATCAAAATATGGAGCTAAATCTCCTAAAGAATAA